The Microaerobacter geothermalis genome contains the following window.
GACATACCTGTAACGGCAAATCCCATACAGTGATGCCAAGGAAAGGAACCGTCTTTTTAGAAATCACAGTTTTGCTGGAACAGTGGAAACAGGTTTCATCGGAAAAATTCTCTTCCTGACTTTTGATTGCTTCAGCCAAACTCATATATTTGTACTCCCTTCTGCTCATGACTACCACCTCCATTTTTTGTTACTTCAATGGTAGCAT
Protein-coding sequences here:
- a CDS encoding YgiT-type zinc finger protein; the encoded protein is MSRREYKYMSLAEAIKSQEENFSDETCFHCSSKTVISKKTVPFLGITVWDLPLQVCPKCGEEYHRASIGIAVELLQEKHKLHGGYYVKDLLEIEREGKIPEHWNAE